In the genome of Fusobacterium sp., one region contains:
- a CDS encoding toxin-antitoxin system YwqK family antitoxin, protein MSIREVPFFNKTLINEIVYITEENDPFTGKLICKYPTDILKEEEEYRDGIKEGISKKFYPNGLLKEMAEYKEGKLNGDFSQFYINGNIEEYIFFKDDQMDGEWVKYFENGNIRMRAFFKKGKLNGQKLVYYPNGEIQESSMFQDNILHGRNILYYQNGKIQVVRNFVYAQLEGAVTYYFENGDVEIKEEYKKHDKNGRYIRYYENGVISAIGNFKDNMLDGDWSMFYENGKLLGTASFIKGKIIDEAS, encoded by the coding sequence ATGAGTATAAGAGAAGTACCTTTTTTTAATAAAACTTTGATAAATGAAATAGTATATATAACAGAAGAAAATGATCCTTTTACAGGTAAGTTAATATGTAAATATCCTACAGATATTTTGAAAGAAGAGGAAGAATACAGAGATGGAATTAAAGAGGGCATAAGTAAAAAGTTTTATCCAAATGGACTTTTGAAAGAAATGGCTGAATATAAAGAAGGAAAATTAAATGGTGATTTCTCACAGTTTTATATCAATGGAAATATAGAGGAATATATTTTTTTTAAGGATGATCAAATGGATGGAGAATGGGTAAAATATTTTGAAAATGGAAATATCAGAATGAGAGCATTTTTCAAAAAAGGGAAACTCAATGGACAAAAATTAGTTTATTATCCTAATGGAGAAATTCAAGAGAGCAGTATGTTTCAAGACAATATACTTCATGGAAGGAACATATTATATTATCAGAATGGTAAAATACAGGTAGTAAGAAATTTTGTATATGCTCAATTAGAAGGGGCAGTTACATACTATTTTGAAAATGGAGATGTGGAAATAAAGGAAGAATATAAAAAACATGATAAGAATGGAAGATATATAAGATACTATGAAAATGGAGTGATTAGTGCAATAGGAAACTTTAAAGATAATATGTTGGATGGAGATTGGAGTATGTTCTATGAAAATGGAAAGCTTTTAGGTACAGCATCATTTATAAAAGGCAAGATTATAGATGAAGCTTCATAA